The window CAAGTTCATCGGCGTCTCCAGCTTCGACTACGACCGCTGCGACATGCGCGACGACGTGAAAATCGAACTCGACGCCACGGACATCAAGCGGGCCAAGCAGATCGCCGCCTATCCCTGGTTCGCCGACAACCGCCCCTGGCAGAAGGAAATCAAAAAGATGCTTTCCAACGGCTTCAAGATGGAAGTCGAAGCCATGATCTCCAAGGACCTCAGCTACCTCACCGAGGAATACGTCCCCATGAAGCTGAAGGACCGCAAGCAGTGGCTGGATTGATCAAGGTCGGACGCTTACGATAGGTTGGTCTCCGGGCTGCATGAAAGCTGTCGTAAAGAGCACAGGATGATTCGTCGCTACCACAATATCGATATTCCCCAGCAGGATATTGCAGAACTATGCCAAAGGTGGCACATCCGACGTCTGTCGCTCTTCGGCTCCGTTCTTCGCGATGACTTCCGGGCCGAAAGTGACATCGACATTCTGGTCGAATTCGAGTCGGGAGCACGAATCGGATTGGACTTCTTCGCCATTGAACGCGAACTCTCGCAAATCATCGGTCGGAAGATCGACCTGCACACGCCGGGATTTCTCAGCCGGCACTTTCGCGACCAGGTAATGGTCGAGGCAGAAGTCGTTTATGAGGCAACCTGACGACCTCCGCCGCCTTCGCGATATGCTCGACCACGCCCGCGAAGCCGTGGAGATGTCCGCTGATGCAAGCCGGGAGGACCTGGACTCCGATCGCAAGCTGTGCCTTGCGCTGATCAGGCTGGTCGAAATAATCGGAGAGGCTGCCGCTCGTGTTTCGCAGGACACGCGCGATGCACGTCCTGACGTCCGCTGGAGCGACATCATTGGTATGCGCAATCGAATGATCCATGCCTACGACGACGTTGATTTGGACATCCTCTGGGATGTCGCCGATTTACATCTTCCGCCGTTGATTATGCAGATCGAATCGATCATCGCCGAGCTATCGGATTGAGCATTCCCATTTCCCGCATTTCTTCGATGTTTCGGTCGCGGCCTCTTTGCTCCTCTTCCGCCGCCGCCGCGATCTTCTCCGTAAGTTTCACCCGGTCCACCGTTGCCTGCTCGAAGTCGAAGGGCTTGTCCGCCAGGATGAAAGGCCGGTGCTGCGCGACCGAAACCAGCATCGCCAGGCACAACATGCTCGACAGCAAGCTCGAACCTCCGTAAGAAACGAAGGGCAGCGTCAGCCCCGTGATGGGCATCAGCCCCACGCACATCCCCACGTTGATGAGTACCTGCAATCCGATCAGCGTCACGCTTCCCACCGCCAGCAGCCGCCCCACCGGCTCGTCCGTTGCCGACGCGATGCGCATCCCCGCCAGCAGGATCACCGCGTAGCATGCCAGCACGATGACACCGCCCACGATCCCCCACTGGTGGGCGATGATCGCGAATACGAAGTCGTTGTGCCGATCGGGGAGCAAATCCTGTTGTACGTACAACCCCTCTCCCCAGCCCTGACCCAGCACGCCCCCGCTGCCCACCGCATTCTTGGAGTGCACCAGTTGATAGCCCGAACTGGCCGCCCACTCGATCGCCTGCCGCCGCGATGCCAGATACCGATACCGCTCCGGCTCCTCCGCCACCGCACTTCGCAACGCATCCGATTGCAGCAGCACAGACGTCACCCGCAGCCGCTGGTAATCGTGCAACCGCCCCCACGCCAGGGGAATCGCCACCAGCCCCAGTCCGATCAGAATCGCCAGGTGACGAAGCCTCGCTCCCGCGGCAAAAAGCATGGCAAACAAAACCGGCAGCAGCAGCAGCACCGTGCCCAGGTCCGGCTGAACCAGAATCAGCCCCAATGGCACGATGGCGATCAGGAAGGGAACGAGCAAGCCC is drawn from Phycisphaerae bacterium and contains these coding sequences:
- a CDS encoding rod shape-determining protein RodA, giving the protein MSSRATDLTPPGWAMAGAVGVLVLIGLASIYVTDTHYIAANDGPRNAARQVLYVLAGLIAAGVVLRVGYQRIASHAWLIFGITVAALLPLAAAKFLHASFGGLTAPRNGAYRWIHLPGYQLQPSELFKVAFILTLAWYLRFRRNYRRFQGLLVPFLIAIVPLGLILVQPDLGTVLLLLPVLFAMLFAAGARLRHLAILIGLGLVAIPLAWGRLHDYQRLRVTSVLLQSDALRSAVAEEPERYRYLASRRQAIEWAASSGYQLVHSKNAVGSGGVLGQGWGEGLYVQQDLLPDRHNDFVFAIIAHQWGIVGGVIVLACYAVILLAGMRIASATDEPVGRLLAVGSVTLIGLQVLINVGMCVGLMPITGLTLPFVSYGGSSLLSSMLCLAMLVSVAQHRPFILADKPFDFEQATVDRVKLTEKIAAAAEEEQRGRDRNIEEMREMGMLNPIARR
- a CDS encoding DUF86 domain-containing protein, with amino-acid sequence MRQPDDLRRLRDMLDHAREAVEMSADASREDLDSDRKLCLALIRLVEIIGEAAARVSQDTRDARPDVRWSDIIGMRNRMIHAYDDVDLDILWDVADLHLPPLIMQIESIIAELSD
- a CDS encoding nucleotidyltransferase family protein; the encoded protein is MIRRYHNIDIPQQDIAELCQRWHIRRLSLFGSVLRDDFRAESDIDILVEFESGARIGLDFFAIERELSQIIGRKIDLHTPGFLSRHFRDQVMVEAEVVYEAT